One Scomber scombrus chromosome 4, fScoSco1.1, whole genome shotgun sequence genomic region harbors:
- the tctn2 gene encoding tectonic-2 isoform X1: MANVVHELLPSSYSRHFICFLLFVYLADTQNTVVFQPSYLTATGPTVTTFLLGNTSDISLNLRTVFPSNKTGSIDPHLCDAEVTQWVLTQEQVGKTAVRVQLQLDKNLRLCGDNETDTDCCPKPLCVLETLQVSACVGSTAQASLLIQAKIYALLVPANAGSDNKTVIPNQVYQPLGPCPCDLTLRKCDVCCCCDKDCSTEDLTLFESHCLPGPFGGQVSPAADYQCSVQTSENSPDWFPFLCVTSPPENNPYLGLFYQGNTITPKPGPSFQSPVLSSSSPINVYRQGSPIFTLNDQYFTIPQRALGHCLKNAPVAFLKDFKVKCVTLLQSCPTGSPLQTLPTDFRIQVKNGQGGDVAVDVIDEVAFDLSQFISGTYAVVSSVEAKVCENVTLALDYKFYWKGNGITSIKLTRTVGTVTLNDSVVLTTRYSAVFLNGEFMGEPNSGNPGYQVGRPVIAGTVDTLENNTSSIDRTSIHLWEPVSDGLCSTAEKKPILFGENSTSGCLLPVSQQNLTQCNLLREAVTSLQAALITATYIAKSGNPDALTMADWVNIKFVTMNSSTIMENTTGSCTVIPSHLQIHVWSLITDMIDGKPQRDIRTVQVSYGLSTWALACGGGDVSPCVDPMETQLFPLTSSVTFIDIPINTGPPKTRFQINFTEYDCNRNDVCWPELAFPITKYYTGEPYCQSLAKGLILVFFFITASVLGNPWRQIRQAWNSASL, from the exons ATGGCTAACGTGGTTCATGAATTACTTCCCTCGTCTTACTCACGGCACTTCATATGCTTTTTATTGTTCGTTTATCTGGCTGACACCCAAAACACTGTCG TTTTCCAGCCGTCCTATCTCACTGCAACTGGACCCACAGTCACAACATTTCTGCTTGGAAACACGTCTGACATCTCTCTTAATCTGAGGACAGTATTTCCATCCAATAAAACAG GAAGCATTGACCCTCACTTATGTGATGCTGAGGTAACACAGTGGGTTCTCACACAGGAACAGGTTGGGAAG ACTGCAGTTCGAGTCCAGCTGCAACTGGATAAAAATCTGCGTTTGTGTGGTGATaatgagacagacacagactgcTGTCCAAAGCCACTTTGTGTTCTGGAGACCCTTCAGGTGTCAGCTTGTGTGGGCAGCACAGCTCAGGCATCACTACTAATACAGGCCAAGATTTATGCACTGTTGGTTCCTGCCAACGCTGGATCTG ataataaaacagtcatTCCAAATCAAGTGTACCAACCCCTGGGTCCTTGTCCCTGTGACCTCACACTCAGAAAATGTGAcgtttgctgctgctgtgacaag GACTGTTCCACTGAAGATTTGACGCTTTTTGAGTCCCACTGTCTCCCAGGGCCTTTTGGTGGACAGGTTTCTCCAGCTGCAGACTATCAGTGTTCTGTGCAGACCTCTGAAAACTCCCCAGATTGGTTTCCATTTTTATGTGTCACTTCTCCACCTGAAAACAACCCTTACCTGGGGCTATTCTACCAGGGAAACACAAT TACGCCAAAGCCAGGCCCATCCTTCCAAAGCCctgttttatcatcatcatcaccaattAATGTCTACAGACAAGGAAGtcccatttttacattaaatgatCAGTACTTCACTATTCCCCAG AGGGCTCTTGGACACTGTCTAAAAAATGCTCCAGTagcatttttaaaagatttcaAGGTCAAATGTGTAACACTGCTACAGTCTTGTCCAACTGGATCACCTTTACAGACTCTACCAACAGATTTCAGGATTCAAGTGAAGAATGGGCAAGGGG GTGATGTTGCAGTGGATGTAATTGATGAAGTAGCCTTTGACTTGAGTCAGTTTATTTCAGGCACATATGCAGTTGTGTCTTCAG TAGAGGCGAAGGTGTGTGAGAATGTGACTTTGGCTTTGGATTACAAATTCTACTGGAAAGGAAATGGCATCACAAGTATCAAACTGACCCGCACTGTTGGCACTGTCACTTTAAATGACAGTG TGGTCTTAACTACAAGGTATTCTGCCGTGTTTTTAAATGGAGAATTCATGGGTGAGCCCAATTCAGGGAACCCAG GGTATCAAGTAGGAAGGCCTGTTATTGCTGGAACTGTGGATACTCTGGAAAATAATACAAGCTCAATAGACAGGACGTCAATCCATCTTTGGGAACCAG TGAGTGATGGACTCTGTTCCACTGCTGAGAAGAAACCAATTCTGTTTGGGGAGAATTCAACATCAGGATGTCTGCTACCAGTCAGCCAACAGAATCTGACTCAGTGTAATCTCCTGAG AGAGGCTGTTACTTCACTCCAGGCAGCTTTGATTACAGCCACATACATTGCAAAGAGTGGAAACCCAGATGCTCTAACTATGGCAGACTGGGTGAACATAAAAT TTGTGACGATGAACTCAAGCACAATTATGGAAAACACCACTGGTTCATGCACTGTGATTCCATCACACCTGCAAATCCATGTTTGGAGTTTAATCACTGACATGATTGATGGGAAACCTCAAAGGGATATCCGCACTGTGCAAGTCAG TTACGGCCTGTCCACTTGGGCACTGGCGTGCGGAGGAGGTGATGTCTCCCCATGTGTGGACCCAATGGAAACTCAATTGTTCCCCCTCACCTCATCAGTCACCTTTATTGACATTCCTATTAATACTGGACCGCCAAAGACCAG GTTTCAGATCAACTTCACAGAGTATGACTGTAACAGGAATGATGTGTGTTGGCCCGAGCTCGCCTTCCCCATCACCAAGTATTACACAG GTGAACCATATTGTCAGTCACTGGCCAAGGGCCTTATCTTGgttttcttcttcatcactGCATCGGTTCTTGGGAATCCATGGAGACAAATCCGACAGGCATGGAACAGTGCTTCTTTGTAA
- the tctn2 gene encoding tectonic-2 isoform X2 — MANVVHELLPSSYSRHFICFLLFVYLADTQNTVVFQPSYLTATGPTVTTFLLGNTSDISLNLRTVFPSNKTGSIDPHLCDAEVTQWVLTQEQVGKTAVRVQLQLDKNLRLCGDNETDTDCCPKPLCVLETLQVSACVGSTAQASLLIQAKIYALLVPANAGSDNKTVIPNQVYQPLGPCPCDLTLRKCDVCCCCDKDCSTEDLTLFESHCLPGPFGGQVSPAADYQCSVQTSENSPDWFPFLCVTSPPENNPYLGLFYQGNTITPKPGPSFQSPVLSSSSPINVYRQGSPIFTLNDQYFTIPQRALGHCLKNAPVAFLKDFKVKCVTLLQSCPTGSPLQTLPTDFRIQVKNGQGGDVAVDVIDEVAFDLSQFISGTYAVVSSEAKVCENVTLALDYKFYWKGNGITSIKLTRTVGTVTLNDSVVLTTRYSAVFLNGEFMGEPNSGNPGYQVGRPVIAGTVDTLENNTSSIDRTSIHLWEPVSDGLCSTAEKKPILFGENSTSGCLLPVSQQNLTQCNLLREAVTSLQAALITATYIAKSGNPDALTMADWVNIKFVTMNSSTIMENTTGSCTVIPSHLQIHVWSLITDMIDGKPQRDIRTVQVSYGLSTWALACGGGDVSPCVDPMETQLFPLTSSVTFIDIPINTGPPKTRFQINFTEYDCNRNDVCWPELAFPITKYYTGEPYCQSLAKGLILVFFFITASVLGNPWRQIRQAWNSASL; from the exons ATGGCTAACGTGGTTCATGAATTACTTCCCTCGTCTTACTCACGGCACTTCATATGCTTTTTATTGTTCGTTTATCTGGCTGACACCCAAAACACTGTCG TTTTCCAGCCGTCCTATCTCACTGCAACTGGACCCACAGTCACAACATTTCTGCTTGGAAACACGTCTGACATCTCTCTTAATCTGAGGACAGTATTTCCATCCAATAAAACAG GAAGCATTGACCCTCACTTATGTGATGCTGAGGTAACACAGTGGGTTCTCACACAGGAACAGGTTGGGAAG ACTGCAGTTCGAGTCCAGCTGCAACTGGATAAAAATCTGCGTTTGTGTGGTGATaatgagacagacacagactgcTGTCCAAAGCCACTTTGTGTTCTGGAGACCCTTCAGGTGTCAGCTTGTGTGGGCAGCACAGCTCAGGCATCACTACTAATACAGGCCAAGATTTATGCACTGTTGGTTCCTGCCAACGCTGGATCTG ataataaaacagtcatTCCAAATCAAGTGTACCAACCCCTGGGTCCTTGTCCCTGTGACCTCACACTCAGAAAATGTGAcgtttgctgctgctgtgacaag GACTGTTCCACTGAAGATTTGACGCTTTTTGAGTCCCACTGTCTCCCAGGGCCTTTTGGTGGACAGGTTTCTCCAGCTGCAGACTATCAGTGTTCTGTGCAGACCTCTGAAAACTCCCCAGATTGGTTTCCATTTTTATGTGTCACTTCTCCACCTGAAAACAACCCTTACCTGGGGCTATTCTACCAGGGAAACACAAT TACGCCAAAGCCAGGCCCATCCTTCCAAAGCCctgttttatcatcatcatcaccaattAATGTCTACAGACAAGGAAGtcccatttttacattaaatgatCAGTACTTCACTATTCCCCAG AGGGCTCTTGGACACTGTCTAAAAAATGCTCCAGTagcatttttaaaagatttcaAGGTCAAATGTGTAACACTGCTACAGTCTTGTCCAACTGGATCACCTTTACAGACTCTACCAACAGATTTCAGGATTCAAGTGAAGAATGGGCAAGGGG GTGATGTTGCAGTGGATGTAATTGATGAAGTAGCCTTTGACTTGAGTCAGTTTATTTCAGGCACATATGCAGTTGTGTCTTCAG AGGCGAAGGTGTGTGAGAATGTGACTTTGGCTTTGGATTACAAATTCTACTGGAAAGGAAATGGCATCACAAGTATCAAACTGACCCGCACTGTTGGCACTGTCACTTTAAATGACAGTG TGGTCTTAACTACAAGGTATTCTGCCGTGTTTTTAAATGGAGAATTCATGGGTGAGCCCAATTCAGGGAACCCAG GGTATCAAGTAGGAAGGCCTGTTATTGCTGGAACTGTGGATACTCTGGAAAATAATACAAGCTCAATAGACAGGACGTCAATCCATCTTTGGGAACCAG TGAGTGATGGACTCTGTTCCACTGCTGAGAAGAAACCAATTCTGTTTGGGGAGAATTCAACATCAGGATGTCTGCTACCAGTCAGCCAACAGAATCTGACTCAGTGTAATCTCCTGAG AGAGGCTGTTACTTCACTCCAGGCAGCTTTGATTACAGCCACATACATTGCAAAGAGTGGAAACCCAGATGCTCTAACTATGGCAGACTGGGTGAACATAAAAT TTGTGACGATGAACTCAAGCACAATTATGGAAAACACCACTGGTTCATGCACTGTGATTCCATCACACCTGCAAATCCATGTTTGGAGTTTAATCACTGACATGATTGATGGGAAACCTCAAAGGGATATCCGCACTGTGCAAGTCAG TTACGGCCTGTCCACTTGGGCACTGGCGTGCGGAGGAGGTGATGTCTCCCCATGTGTGGACCCAATGGAAACTCAATTGTTCCCCCTCACCTCATCAGTCACCTTTATTGACATTCCTATTAATACTGGACCGCCAAAGACCAG GTTTCAGATCAACTTCACAGAGTATGACTGTAACAGGAATGATGTGTGTTGGCCCGAGCTCGCCTTCCCCATCACCAAGTATTACACAG GTGAACCATATTGTCAGTCACTGGCCAAGGGCCTTATCTTGgttttcttcttcatcactGCATCGGTTCTTGGGAATCCATGGAGACAAATCCGACAGGCATGGAACAGTGCTTCTTTGTAA
- the atp6v0a2b gene encoding V-type proton ATPase 116 kDa subunit a yields the protein MGSLFRGEDMCLAQLFLQSGSSYDCISELGELGLVEFRDLNPSVNAFQRKHVNEIKKCEEMERILGYLLREIKKADISLPEGDVNPVAPLPKHVMAIMDQLQRLELELGEVTRNKEKLQKNLLELTEYTHMLRITRNFVQRTAEREPLQVQYEEFPFLEKDTMMDYNSMQRLGAKLGFISGLIQRVKIEAFERMLWRVCKGYTILSYAEVEEYLENPDTGEPTKSVVFLISYWGDQIGQKVKKICDCYHCHLYPYPSSNEERNDVVEGLRTRIQDLHTVLHRTEDYLRQVLIKASESVYTWVIQVKKMKAIYYILNLCSFDVTNKCLIAEVWCPVSDIPTLRRALEDGSRKSGATVPSFVNRIPTNDTPPTLIRTNKFTSGFQNIVDAYGVGSYREVNPAPFTIITFPFLFAVMFGDLGHGMIMALFAFWMVLYENNRKLKNTRNEIWNTFFEGRYIILMMGLFSIYTGLIYNDCFSKSLNIFGSGWSVKAMFTADVWKDADLIGNHLLTLDPNVTGVFKGPYPLGIDPIWNLASNRLTFLNSYKMKMSVIVGIIHMSFGVILSTFNHLHFRKKHNLYLVFLPELVFLLCLFGYLAFMILYKWLAFSAKDSRHAPSILIHFINMFLMQGDAVQPLYPGQTGLQVFLVVIAVLSVPVLLVGKPAYLYWLQNASHRIGMYRGYERVRRNSEEELYLMRAHDMEEGSSHSELSSSGEHQTEEFDFADEFLHQAIHTIEYCLGCISNTASYLRLWALSLAHAQLSEVLWSMVMRVGLRMDTSLGVLFLVPVFGLFAVLTVSILLVMEGLSAFLHALRLHWVEFQNKFYSGTGVKFCPFSFTLLPSSFEHGSGGA from the exons ATGGGCTCTCTGTTCCGAGGTGAAGATATGTGTTTGGCCCAGCTGTTTCTGCAGTCTGGATCATCATACGACTGCATCAGTGAACTTGGAGAACTGGGGCTTGTGGAGTTCAGAGAC CTCAATCCCAGCGTCAATGCTTTCCAGCGCAAACACGTCAATGAGATCAAAAAATgtgaagagatggagaggatCCTCG GATACCTTTTGAGGGAAATCAAGAAAGCTGATATTTCACTGCCAGAAGGAGATGTGAACCCAGTGGCTCCTTTGCCCAAGCATGTCATGGCTATAATG GATCAGCTGCAGAGGCTGGAACTTGAGTTAGGTGAGGTCACCAGAAATAAAGAGAAGTTGCAGAAGAATCTGCTGGAGCTgacagagtacacacacatgctgcgcATCACTCGCAACTTTGTTCAGAGAACTGCTGAG CGAGAGCCGCTACAAGTACAGTATGAGGAATTTCCCTTCCTAGAAAAAGACACAATGATGGACTACAACAGTATGCAGCGTCTAGGAGCCAAACTGGG TTTCATTTCTGGGCTTATTCAGAGGGTGAAGATCGAGGCCTTTGAGCGGATGCTTTGGAGAGTTTGTAAAGGCTACACCATCCTTAGCTATGCTGAAGTTGAGGAGTATCTCGAAAACCCTGACACT GGTGAGCCTACCAAAAGTGTGGTGTTCCTGATCTCTTACTGGGGAGACCAGATTGGCCAGAAAGTGAAGAAGATCTGTGACTG CTACCACTGTCACTTGTATCCATATCCCAGCAGCAATGAGGAGCGGAACGATGTGGTGGAAGGACTAAGGACCCGCATTCAGGACCTGCACACA GTACTTCATAGGACAGAGGACTACCTGAGACAAGTTCTAATCAAGGCTTCAGAGTCTGTCTATACCTGGGTCATCCAGGTCAAGAAGATGAAAGCCATCTACTATATTCTCAACCTGTGCAGTTTTGATGTCACCAACAAGTGTCTAATTGCTGAGGTGTGGTGTCCAGTCAGTGACATTCCCACCCTGCGGAGAGCCCTAGAAGACGGATCG AGAAAAAGTGGAGCAACAGTTCCTTCCTTTGTCAATCGTATCCCCACCAACGACACTCCCCCCACCCTGATAAGGACCAACAAATTTACCTCTGGCTTCCAAAACATTGTGGATGCTTATGGTGTAGGCAGTTACAGAGAGGTCAACCCTG CTCCTTTCACAATCATCACTTTCCCGTTCCTGTTTGCTGTGATGTTTGGGGACCTGGGGCATGGAATGATCATGGCTCTGTTTGCTTTCTGGATGGTGTTGTACGAGAACAACCGCAAACTTAAAAACACAAGGAATGAG ATCTGGAACACATTCTTTGAGGGGCGTTACATCATCCTGATGATGGGCCTGTTCTCCATCTACACTGGCCTGATATATAACGACTGTTTCTCAAAGTCCCTAAACATCTTTGGTTCTGGATGGAGTGTGAAAGCCATGTTCACCGCTGATGTGTGGAA GGATGCTGATCTCATTGGGAATCATTTGCTTACTCTGGATCCAAATGTCACGGGAGTTTTCAAAGGACCATACCCTCTGGGAATTGACCCG ATTTGGAACTTGGCATCCAACCGGCTTACGTTTCTAAACTCCTATAAGATGAAGATGTCAGTGATAGTGGGCATCATACACATGAGCTTCGGGGTCATCCTCAGCACTTTTAACCATTT GCACTTTAGGAAGAAGCACAACCTATACTTGGTTTTCCTCCCGGAACTTGTGTTCCTACTGTGTCTTTTTGGCTACCTGGCGTTCATGATATTATACAAGTGGCTGGCCTTCTCTGCTAAGGATTCAAGGCACGCCCCGAGCATCCTCATTCACTTCATAAACATGTTCCTCATGCAAGGTGACGCAGTGCAGCCCCTCTACCCAGGACAG ACTGGCTTGCAAGTATTTTTGGTGGTCATAGCCGTTCTCTCAGTGCCTGTCTTACTCGTGGGGAAACCAGCCTACCTTTATTGGCTTCAAAATGCAAGCCACCGCATAGGAATGTACAGG GGTTATGAGCGTGTGCGGCGTAACAGTGAAGAAGAGCTTTACCTGATGAGGGCTCATGACATGGAGGAGGGCAGCAGTCACAGCGAACTCTCCTCTAGTGGAGAGCACCAGACAGAGGAG tTTGACTTTGCAGATGAGTTTCTGCATCAGGCCATCCATACGATAGAGTATTGCCTGGGGTGCATCTCGAACACAGCCTCCTACCTAAGGCTCTGGGCTCTGAGCCTGGCACATGCTC AGCTGTCAGAGGTGCTGTGGTCCATGGTGATGCGAGTAGGACTAAGAATGGACACCAGTCTCGGGGTTTTATTCTTAGTACCAGTGTTTGGCCTCTTTGCTGTGCTTACTGTGTCCATCCTGCTGGTAATGGAAGGTCTATCTGCGTTCCTTCATGCCCTCCGGTTACATTG GGTGGAGTTTCAGAATAAATTCTACAGTGGAACTGGAGTGAAGTTTTGCCCCTTTTCCTTTACTCTCCTGCCCTCCAGCTTTGAGCATGGGTCAGGGGGAGCATGA